The Fusarium keratoplasticum isolate Fu6.1 chromosome 8, whole genome shotgun sequence genome includes a region encoding these proteins:
- a CDS encoding EKC/KEOPS complex subunit GON7 has product MGRQGSNMSQPALTADYSSPLSEPFTVSHTLPAISSSPSTSDKTSYLEALRASIADTQATINKELTARMEQDKARDAAAEAKEEENYGEEVQEEED; this is encoded by the exons atgggcaGACAGGGCT CCAACATGTCGCAGCCAGCTCTCACCGCAGACTACTCCTCCCCTCTCAGCGAGCCCTTCACCGTCTCCCACACCCTCCccgccatctcctcctccccctccacctCCGACAAGACGTCCTACCTCGAAGCCCTCCGCGCCTCGATCGCAGACACCCAGGCCACGATAAACAAGGAGCTCACAGCTCGAATGGAGCAAGACAAGGCACgagacgccgccgccgaggcgaaagaggaggagaattACGGCGAGGAGGtgcaagaggaggaggactgA